A section of the Maylandia zebra isolate NMK-2024a linkage group LG8, Mzebra_GT3a, whole genome shotgun sequence genome encodes:
- the LOC101474321 gene encoding uncharacterized protein LOC101474321, with amino-acid sequence MNKTKYPNACNGTATPALANGIDEWGQMSQNVVIGNQVILRKKNRGLKERSPHSLEPSRVRPLSAVSTSNVTTNKIKKEPQPSERSASLPQTPVASCDPVKRYSCPPMGISPSPSHSSSSSTSSTTSSCSSPSPVKTSFIIGHDPLGWKLHPKSSSLNPRARANRLSLQIPLPTIPDVNPLKPEPLPKTKPALKPKPSRRRHSDSEAFLQSQRIQMPAVTLDELCTVHLRPLALSDESDDVFSEGNEKDPRVTPRKIPPPVLEKTAMAKQIAQLIAYSRLGCKSDKDENIYTRIIKPKLKHSHHSVDHNRIHATKNGMQQLHISCDSERSTPRFPG; translated from the coding sequence ATGAACAAGACAAAATACCCCAATGCTTGTAACGGCACTGCTACTCCAGCACTTGCCAATGGTATTGATGAGTGGGGCCAGATGAGTCAAAATGTGGTTATAGGGAATCAGGTGATcctcagaaagaaaaacagagggctCAAAGAGAGGTCACCACACAGCCTGGAGCCCAGCAGAGTGCGTCCTTTGTCAGCAGTGTCCACCTCTAATGTGACAACAAACAAGATCAAGAAGGAACCACAGCCTTCTGAGCGTAGCGCATCGCTCCCGCAAACCCCTGTAGCATCCTGTGATCCAGTGAAACGCTACTCCTGCCCCCCCATGGGGATCTCACCATCACCAAGTcactcctcatcttcctccacctcttccACCACCTCATCCTGCTCCTCCCCTTCTCCAGTTAAGACATCGTTTATCATCGGCCACGACCCTCTAGGCTGGAAGTTGCATCCCAAGTCCAGCTCGCTCAACCCCCGAGCTCGTGCTAACAGGCTCTCCCTGCAGATTCCCCTCCCCACAATCCCTGATGTTAACCCTCTGAAACCAGAGCCATTACCTAAAACCAAACCCGCCCTTAAACCCAAACCCTCACGACGACGCCACTCTGACTCAGAAGCTTTCCTCCAATCTCAGAGGATCCAAATGCCCGCGGTGACGCTGGATGAACTCTGCACTGTGCATCTTCGCCCGCTTGCCCTTTCAGATGAGTCTGACGATGTGTTCAGTGAGGGGAATGAAAAAGACCCCAGGGTGACCCCTCGCAAAATACCGCCACCCGTTCTGGAAAAAACAGCCATGGCTAAACAAATAGCACAACTTATTGCTTATTCACGCCTGGGCTGTAAAAGCGACAAAGATGAAAACATTTATACCAGGATCATAAAGCCAAAACTTAAACATTCACATCACAGTGTGGACCACAACAGAATACATGCAACAAAAAATG